A stretch of the Schistocerca serialis cubense isolate TAMUIC-IGC-003099 chromosome 2, iqSchSeri2.2, whole genome shotgun sequence genome encodes the following:
- the LOC126457764 gene encoding profilin, which yields MSWQDYVDKQLLASKCVTKAAIAGHDGNVWAKSEGFEVSKEEIAKLVQGFEKQDILTSSGVTLAGNRYIYLSGTDRVIRAKLGKVGVHCMKTQQAVVVSLYEDPIQPQQAASVVEKLGDYLVSCGY from the exons ATGAGCTGGCAGGATTATGTAGACAAGCAGTTGCTGGCTTCTAAATGTGTTACTAAAGCAGCAATTGCTGGACATGACGGAAATGTTTGGGCGAAATCGGAAGGATTTGAA GTATCGAAAGAAGAAATTGCAAAGTTGGTGCAAGGTTTTGAGAAACAAGATATCTTGACGTCTTCTGGTGTCACGTTGGCTGGCAACAGATATATTTACCTGTCTGGAACTGATAGAGTTATTAGGGCAAAACTTGGAAAGGTTGGTGTGCATTGCATGAAGACACAGCAAG CTGTTGTAGTTTCACTATATGAGGATCCCATCCAACCACAACAGGCAGCCTCTGTTGTGGAAAAATTAGGGGATTACTTAGTGTCCTGTGGATACTAG